A genome region from Mycolicibacterium litorale includes the following:
- a CDS encoding TetR/AcrR family transcriptional regulator, with the protein MDGTGNRSEDRLLDVVVEILGADGYDAVQLREVARRARVSLSTIYKRYATRDELILAALEAWMEDHRYSGVTPHARDAGTSLYEALMDLFRTIFEPWEQHPGMLTAYFRARSSPASGQKLLQRGLDVVVPAGLELLAGVDDDFIADLNAVVASVVYGLLGRFSTGEIVITEILPTLDRTVYWLTAGYEAKRSALPVHARDVR; encoded by the coding sequence ATGGACGGAACCGGGAACCGAAGTGAAGATCGGTTGCTCGATGTCGTGGTGGAGATCCTCGGCGCCGACGGCTACGACGCGGTTCAATTGCGGGAGGTCGCGCGGCGCGCCCGTGTCTCGCTGAGCACGATCTACAAGCGCTATGCCACTCGCGACGAGCTGATCCTCGCCGCGCTGGAGGCGTGGATGGAGGACCACCGCTACTCCGGGGTCACCCCACACGCCCGGGATGCGGGCACGTCGCTCTACGAAGCACTGATGGACCTGTTCCGCACGATCTTCGAACCGTGGGAACAGCATCCGGGCATGTTGACGGCGTACTTCCGCGCCCGGTCATCGCCGGCGAGCGGGCAGAAACTGCTGCAGCGGGGCCTCGACGTCGTGGTTCCCGCCGGTCTGGAGCTGCTCGCAGGCGTCGACGACGACTTCATCGCCGACCTCAACGCCGTCGTCGCCAGCGTCGTCTACGGGCTGCTCGGCCGGTTCTCCACCGGCGAGATCGTTATCACCGAGATCCTCCCGACCCTGGACCGCACGGTCTACTGGCTGACCGCGGGTTACGAGGCCAAGCGCTCAGCGCTCCCCGTACATGCGCGCGATGTCCGGTGA
- a CDS encoding mycofactocin-coupled SDR family oxidoreductase has translation MGRSHAVRLAEEGADLIVIDICRSIPELEYPLATTAELDETVRLAEEQGARVVSHVVDVRDAAALSAAVDDGVAQLGGLDASVANAGVLTVGTWDTTTSEQWRAVVDVNLIGTWNTCAAALPHLMKRGGSLINISSAAGVKGTPLHTPYTASKHGVVGLSRALANELAAADIRVNTVHPTGVETGMRPESLHALLGEARPDLVPIFLNAMPIVMAEAIDISNAVLFLVSDESRYVTGLEFKVDAGVSLR, from the coding sequence ATGGGTCGCAGCCATGCGGTGCGGTTGGCCGAAGAAGGCGCCGACCTCATCGTCATCGACATCTGCCGGTCGATCCCGGAACTCGAATACCCCCTTGCCACAACGGCAGAACTCGACGAGACCGTACGGCTGGCCGAAGAGCAGGGCGCCCGGGTGGTCAGCCACGTCGTCGACGTCCGCGATGCGGCGGCGTTGTCGGCGGCGGTCGACGACGGAGTGGCACAGCTGGGCGGGCTGGACGCCTCGGTCGCCAACGCCGGGGTACTCACCGTCGGGACGTGGGACACCACCACGTCCGAGCAGTGGCGCGCCGTCGTCGACGTCAATCTGATCGGCACATGGAACACGTGCGCAGCCGCGCTGCCCCACCTGATGAAGCGGGGCGGCAGCCTGATCAACATCAGCTCGGCGGCCGGTGTGAAGGGCACCCCGCTGCACACCCCGTACACGGCGTCCAAGCACGGGGTCGTGGGGTTGAGCCGCGCTCTGGCCAATGAACTTGCCGCAGCCGACATCCGGGTCAACACCGTGCACCCCACTGGCGTGGAGACCGGGATGCGCCCGGAGTCGCTGCACGCGCTGCTCGGCGAGGCCCGGCCCGACCTGGTGCCGATCTTCCTCAACGCGATGCCCATCGTGATGGCCGAAGCGATCGACATCAGCAATGCGGTGCTGTTCCTGGTCTCCGACGAATCCCGGTACGTCACGGGTCTCGAGTTCAAGGTGGATGCCGGTGTCTCGCTGCGGTGA
- a CDS encoding mycofactocin-coupled SDR family oxidoreductase codes for MGGRVDGKVAFITGAARGQGRSHAVRLAEEGADIIAVDVCGPISSNTDIPPATPDDLAQTADLVKGLNRRIVTAEVDVRDFDALDAVVRSGVEQLGRLDIVVANAGIGNGGQTLDKTSEDDWTDMIDVNLSGVWKTVKAAVPHLLSGGHGGSIILTSSVGGLKPYPHTGHYIAAKHGVIGLMRTFAVELGQHSIRVNAVCPTNVNTPLFMNEGTKKLFRPDLENPGVDDLAVAAKFMHVLPVGWVEPIDISNAVLFLASDESRYITGLPVTVDAGSMLK; via the coding sequence ATGGGTGGTCGGGTCGACGGCAAGGTCGCGTTCATCACGGGTGCCGCGCGCGGACAGGGCCGCAGTCACGCCGTGCGGCTGGCTGAGGAGGGCGCCGACATCATCGCCGTCGACGTGTGCGGGCCGATCAGCAGCAACACCGACATCCCGCCGGCCACGCCCGACGACCTCGCTCAGACAGCCGATCTGGTCAAGGGGCTCAACCGCCGCATCGTGACCGCGGAAGTCGACGTGCGGGACTTCGACGCGCTCGACGCCGTGGTCCGCAGCGGGGTCGAGCAGCTGGGCCGACTCGACATCGTCGTCGCGAACGCCGGCATCGGCAACGGCGGTCAGACGCTCGACAAGACCAGCGAGGACGACTGGACCGACATGATCGACGTCAACCTGTCCGGGGTCTGGAAAACGGTCAAAGCCGCTGTCCCGCACCTGCTCTCGGGCGGTCACGGCGGGTCGATCATCCTCACCAGCTCGGTGGGCGGGCTCAAACCGTACCCGCACACCGGTCACTACATCGCCGCCAAACACGGAGTCATCGGGCTGATGCGGACTTTCGCGGTGGAGCTCGGGCAGCACTCCATCAGGGTCAACGCGGTGTGCCCCACCAACGTCAACACGCCGCTGTTCATGAACGAGGGCACGAAGAAGCTCTTCCGGCCGGATCTGGAGAACCCCGGCGTCGACGACCTCGCGGTGGCGGCGAAGTTCATGCACGTGCTCCCCGTCGGCTGGGTCGAACCGATCGACATCAGCAACGCCGTCCTGTTCCTGGCCTCCGACGAGTCCCGCTACATCACGGGACTTCCCGTTACGGTGGACGCGGGCAGCATGCTCAAGTAG
- a CDS encoding TIGR03619 family F420-dependent LLM class oxidoreductase — MKLVFNLPHMLRLKAMMQPWEESVTGADQTRMAKCADAWGYDMIAVPEHFVIPSEHVELSGPHYLQSTVAQAYLAGATERIRLNSCITVLPLQHPIVLAKALATADWMSSGRMMVTFGVGWLEREFELLGVPFHKRGRIADEYLAAIVELWTSDSPSFEGEFVSFHDVAFEPKPVQKPHLPIWIGGDADAALRRAAKYASGWWSFLTPPDRIAERVAFITSQPGYDGRPFDVVHGLGTARVGEGHVARDDPNGRPGMAAAEIVDRLCWLSEQGVTVSAVPLPPVSGVDEYLDYAQWVVEEIRPQVP, encoded by the coding sequence GTGAAACTCGTCTTCAACCTGCCGCACATGCTGCGGCTCAAGGCGATGATGCAACCCTGGGAGGAGTCGGTCACCGGCGCCGACCAGACCCGGATGGCCAAGTGCGCCGACGCGTGGGGCTACGACATGATCGCGGTCCCCGAGCATTTCGTGATCCCCAGTGAGCACGTCGAACTGTCCGGGCCGCACTACCTGCAGTCCACCGTCGCCCAGGCCTACCTCGCCGGTGCGACCGAACGCATTCGCCTGAACTCCTGCATCACCGTGCTACCGCTCCAGCATCCCATCGTGCTTGCGAAGGCACTCGCGACCGCGGACTGGATGAGCAGCGGAAGGATGATGGTGACGTTCGGGGTCGGTTGGCTCGAAAGGGAATTCGAGCTGCTCGGCGTCCCGTTCCACAAGCGTGGCCGCATCGCCGATGAGTACCTCGCGGCGATCGTCGAACTGTGGACCAGCGACTCCCCCAGCTTCGAGGGTGAGTTCGTGTCGTTCCACGACGTCGCGTTCGAGCCGAAACCGGTGCAGAAACCGCACCTGCCGATCTGGATCGGCGGCGACGCAGATGCCGCGCTGCGGCGGGCGGCGAAGTACGCGTCCGGTTGGTGGTCGTTCCTCACCCCGCCCGACAGGATCGCCGAACGGGTCGCGTTCATCACATCCCAGCCCGGCTACGACGGCAGGCCGTTCGACGTCGTCCACGGCCTGGGGACCGCCCGGGTCGGTGAGGGCCATGTCGCACGCGACGACCCGAACGGCCGACCGGGTATGGCTGCGGCGGAAATCGTCGACCGGCTGTGCTGGCTCAGTGAGCAGGGCGTCACGGTCAGTGCCGTGCCGCTGCCGCCGGTCAGCGGTGTGGACGAGTACCTCGACTACGCCCAGTGGGTAGTGGAGGAGATCAGACCGCAGGTGCCGTGA
- a CDS encoding mycofactocin-coupled SDR family oxidoreductase, whose protein sequence is MGTLDGKVAFITGVARGQGRSHAIRLAADGADIIGVDICTDIASNGYPMARRDELDETVALVEAQGGKMLGSIADVRDFHALKAALDAGVEHFGRLDIVCANAGIAPMAFRELTIEEDLEMWTDVVDVNLVGSFHTAKAAIPHLIAGQRGGAIVFTSSTAGLRGFGGLQGGGLGYSASKHGIVGLMRTLANALAPQSIRVNTVHPTAVNTMMAVNPAMTAFLENYPDGGPHLQNPMPVQLLEPEEISSAIAYLVSDAARFVTGVTFPVDAGFCNKL, encoded by the coding sequence ATGGGCACTCTGGACGGCAAGGTCGCGTTCATCACGGGCGTCGCCCGCGGGCAGGGCCGCAGCCACGCGATCCGCCTGGCGGCCGACGGCGCAGACATCATCGGCGTCGACATCTGCACGGACATCGCGTCCAACGGGTATCCGATGGCCCGCCGCGACGAGCTCGACGAGACCGTCGCTCTGGTCGAGGCTCAGGGCGGAAAAATGCTCGGTTCGATCGCCGACGTCCGGGACTTCCACGCGCTGAAGGCAGCGCTGGACGCAGGGGTCGAACACTTCGGCCGTCTCGACATCGTCTGCGCCAACGCCGGTATCGCGCCGATGGCCTTTCGCGAATTGACCATCGAGGAAGACCTCGAGATGTGGACCGATGTGGTCGACGTCAACCTGGTCGGCTCGTTCCACACCGCCAAGGCGGCCATCCCCCATCTGATCGCCGGTCAGCGGGGAGGGGCGATCGTCTTCACCAGCTCGACCGCCGGCTTACGCGGTTTCGGCGGTCTGCAGGGTGGCGGCCTCGGATATTCGGCCTCCAAACACGGCATCGTGGGACTGATGCGCACCCTGGCGAACGCGCTTGCACCACAGAGCATCCGGGTGAACACCGTGCACCCGACGGCCGTCAACACGATGATGGCGGTCAACCCCGCGATGACCGCCTTCCTCGAGAACTATCCCGACGGCGGACCGCACCTGCAGAATCCGATGCCGGTGCAGCTGCTGGAGCCGGAGGAGATCAGTAGCGCGATCGCCTACCTGGTCTCCGACGCGGCCCGATTCGTCACCGGGGTGACCTTCCCCGTCGACGCCGGCTTCTGCAACAAGCTGTGA
- a CDS encoding cytochrome P450, whose product MTDLASVDYFSDPDVSQNPYEYWDRLREQGPVTREPHHGVVAVTGYQEVMAAFRDHDHFSAVNAIGGPFPPLPFEPRGDDITAQIEAHRHLFPIHEHMVVMDPPAHERARSLLSRLLTPRRLKENEDFMWQLVDRQIDQFIGNGRCEFLSEYAKPFATSAIIDLLGVPERDRPEFLAALGAERSDGSRVGALDGEPVGLDPLQYLDDKFAGYLAERRRQPREDVLSGMATATYPDGSIPDLMEVVKPATFLFAAGQETVTKLLSAAVQTLGDRPEYQDILREDPGRIPAFIEESLRMHAPTKVDFRLVRKTTTLGDVPLPAGTVVMLCLGAANRDPRKFDDPHEFRPDRKNVREHLAFGRGIHTCAGAPLARVEGKVTVHRLLNRLRDITIDETVHGPRERRTYSYEPTFLLRGLTKLHIEFTAS is encoded by the coding sequence GTGACCGATCTCGCCTCAGTCGACTACTTCTCCGACCCCGACGTCAGCCAGAACCCGTACGAGTACTGGGACCGGCTGCGCGAGCAGGGCCCCGTCACCAGGGAGCCACACCACGGTGTGGTGGCGGTGACGGGTTACCAGGAGGTCATGGCGGCCTTCCGGGATCACGACCACTTCTCCGCGGTCAACGCGATCGGAGGGCCGTTCCCGCCGCTTCCGTTCGAGCCCCGCGGTGACGACATCACCGCACAGATCGAGGCGCACCGCCACCTGTTCCCGATCCACGAACACATGGTCGTCATGGACCCGCCCGCCCACGAGCGGGCCCGGTCGCTGCTCAGCAGACTCCTCACGCCGCGTCGCCTCAAGGAGAACGAGGACTTCATGTGGCAGCTGGTCGACCGCCAGATCGACCAGTTCATCGGCAACGGCAGGTGTGAGTTCCTGTCGGAGTACGCGAAACCTTTTGCGACGTCGGCCATCATCGATCTGCTCGGGGTCCCCGAACGCGACCGCCCCGAGTTCCTCGCCGCGCTCGGGGCAGAGCGCTCGGACGGCAGCCGCGTCGGGGCGCTCGACGGCGAACCGGTGGGCCTCGACCCGCTGCAGTATCTGGACGACAAGTTCGCCGGATACCTGGCCGAGCGACGCCGCCAACCCCGTGAGGACGTGCTCTCCGGAATGGCGACCGCGACCTATCCCGACGGCTCTATCCCGGACCTGATGGAGGTCGTCAAACCCGCGACGTTCCTGTTCGCCGCGGGGCAGGAGACGGTGACCAAACTGCTCAGCGCAGCCGTCCAGACCCTCGGGGACCGACCGGAGTACCAGGACATCCTCCGCGAGGACCCCGGCCGGATCCCGGCGTTCATCGAGGAATCGCTACGCATGCACGCGCCGACGAAGGTCGACTTCCGGTTGGTCCGCAAGACCACGACGCTGGGGGATGTGCCGCTGCCGGCCGGCACCGTCGTGATGCTGTGCCTGGGGGCCGCCAACCGCGATCCCCGCAAGTTCGACGATCCCCACGAGTTCCGGCCGGACCGCAAGAACGTGCGCGAGCACCTGGCCTTCGGGCGCGGGATCCACACCTGCGCGGGCGCACCGCTCGCGAGGGTCGAAGGCAAGGTCACCGTGCACCGTCTGCTGAATCGTCTGCGCGACATCACGATCGACGAGACGGTGCACGGTCCGAGGGAGCGCCGGACCTACAGCTACGAGCCCACCTTCCTGCTCCGCGGGCTGACGAAGCTGCACATCGAGTTCACAGCCTCGTGA
- a CDS encoding TetR/AcrR family transcriptional regulator, producing the protein MTAPRKARMDTGARHRLIEATAKIMRDEGYAAATSRRVAAEAGVKQALVYYYFPTMDDLFVEVLRAGAEVSLERMREALTDEDPLQTLWRMNSDQRLTGLNAEFMALANHRKAIRTELKSYAERVRDIETAAVTVALRARGVDLEKYPPTAVSMLIAQTARSLCNESAVGVTLGHDELRRFMEHQLSLLDSAPQEG; encoded by the coding sequence ATGACAGCGCCCCGGAAAGCCCGGATGGACACCGGAGCCCGACATCGCCTCATCGAGGCGACCGCCAAGATCATGCGCGACGAGGGCTACGCCGCGGCGACGTCGCGCCGCGTGGCGGCCGAGGCAGGCGTCAAACAGGCACTCGTCTACTACTACTTCCCCACCATGGACGACCTGTTCGTCGAGGTGCTGCGGGCGGGTGCGGAGGTCTCGCTGGAACGCATGCGCGAAGCCCTTACCGACGAGGACCCGCTACAGACGCTGTGGCGGATGAACAGCGATCAACGACTCACCGGCCTGAACGCCGAGTTCATGGCACTCGCCAACCACCGCAAGGCCATCCGCACCGAACTCAAGTCCTACGCCGAACGGGTCCGCGACATCGAGACCGCGGCGGTCACGGTGGCCCTGCGCGCCCGGGGCGTCGACCTGGAGAAGTACCCGCCCACCGCGGTGTCGATGCTCATCGCGCAGACCGCCCGCAGCCTGTGCAACGAGAGCGCGGTCGGCGTCACGCTCGGACACGACGAGCTCCGCCGGTTCATGGAACACCAGCTGAGCCTGCTCGACTCCGCACCCCAGGAGGGTTGA
- a CDS encoding DUF899 domain-containing protein → MTTGTPDRPLHDAAPALPPEVDEQTWRAALEDLRRREKAATRELDAIAAQRRRLPMVRMPDYTLIGAQGPVRLADVFEGRRQLIVYNHMWTDGQEWQCGGCTGFTSQFTRLEFLDNYDARFVIVTNGPIEEALAYREKVGNKMDWYSSSESSFGADVDAPPGGGFGVNVFMRDGDTVFRTWHTNGRGTEQLSHSFALIDLLPWGRQEEWQDSPDGWPKRPTYSGWLDSPDIARMYGER, encoded by the coding sequence ATGACCACTGGAACGCCCGACCGCCCGCTGCACGATGCCGCCCCGGCGCTACCGCCCGAAGTCGACGAACAGACCTGGCGCGCAGCGCTCGAGGATCTGCGCCGCCGCGAGAAGGCGGCGACCCGTGAACTCGACGCGATCGCTGCACAGCGCCGGCGCCTGCCCATGGTGCGGATGCCGGACTACACCCTCATCGGGGCGCAGGGACCGGTCCGGTTGGCGGACGTGTTCGAGGGCCGCAGGCAGCTCATCGTCTACAACCACATGTGGACCGATGGCCAGGAATGGCAGTGCGGCGGATGCACCGGCTTCACGTCGCAGTTCACCCGGCTCGAATTCCTCGACAACTACGACGCCCGGTTCGTCATCGTGACGAACGGTCCCATCGAGGAAGCGCTGGCGTACCGCGAGAAGGTCGGCAACAAGATGGACTGGTACTCGTCGTCAGAGAGTTCATTCGGCGCCGACGTCGACGCCCCGCCCGGCGGCGGCTTCGGCGTCAACGTCTTCATGCGCGACGGTGACACCGTGTTCCGCACGTGGCACACCAACGGCCGCGGTACCGAACAACTCAGCCACAGCTTCGCGCTGATCGACCTCCTGCCGTGGGGCCGCCAGGAGGAATGGCAGGACTCCCCGGACGGGTGGCCGAAGCGGCCCACCTATTCGGGCTGGCTGGATTCACCGGACATCGCGCGCATGTACGGGGAGCGCTGA
- a CDS encoding carboxymuconolactone decarboxylase family protein — MTTPAPEPHSPAMARLADFVFAEVWQRPGLSRRERRFVTLACVAAADAEAPLRDHVYAALNSGDVTITEMREAVLHFAVYAGWPKAARFNMIVDELWDRIHRDRGQQVPPPERMPSLDTPVDPEERLTVGEQAFKDINCLPFAPTRDNPYSGAGILNFVFGEMWLRPGLGRKERRLITVTCVAFQDAPYPILSHVYAALKSRDLSFDEMDELALHFAAHYGWPKAAHLDQMISEQKQRVTEEWAAEDR; from the coding sequence ATGACCACGCCCGCTCCGGAGCCGCATTCGCCCGCCATGGCGCGGCTCGCCGACTTCGTCTTCGCCGAGGTGTGGCAGCGTCCCGGGCTGAGCCGCAGAGAACGGCGCTTCGTCACACTGGCCTGCGTCGCGGCCGCCGATGCGGAGGCACCGCTGCGCGACCACGTCTATGCCGCGCTCAACAGCGGGGACGTGACGATCACCGAGATGCGCGAGGCGGTATTGCATTTCGCCGTATACGCCGGGTGGCCGAAGGCCGCGCGGTTCAACATGATCGTCGACGAGCTGTGGGACCGCATCCACCGTGACCGTGGCCAGCAGGTCCCGCCGCCGGAACGGATGCCATCCCTCGACACTCCCGTCGACCCGGAGGAACGGCTGACCGTCGGCGAACAGGCCTTCAAGGACATCAACTGCCTGCCGTTCGCACCGACCCGCGACAACCCGTACTCGGGTGCGGGCATCCTGAACTTCGTCTTCGGAGAGATGTGGCTACGGCCCGGCCTCGGCAGGAAGGAACGCAGGCTGATCACCGTCACCTGCGTGGCGTTCCAGGACGCTCCCTATCCGATCCTGAGCCACGTGTATGCCGCGCTCAAGAGCCGTGACCTGTCGTTTGACGAGATGGACGAACTGGCACTGCATTTCGCGGCGCACTACGGCTGGCCCAAGGCCGCCCACCTTGATCAGATGATCAGCGAGCAGAAGCAGCGGGTCACCGAGGAGTGGGCCGCCGAAGACCGCTGA